Below is a window of Chiroxiphia lanceolata isolate bChiLan1 chromosome 9, bChiLan1.pri, whole genome shotgun sequence DNA.
TGCAGGGATTTTCACTATCTTTTCCAGATGGATAGAGTTCAGACACTCCGCTGATGCAATTGTGAGTTGTCCAGCAGCATTAGCACTGGGAGAGTACGGTCTCCTGGTGGTGTCAGAGGCCACCAGTGTTGGTATGCAGGCGTTGGGCGGACCCCAGCTTACAGCTTCTTTTCTGACACGATCAAAGCATTTTCCTGCAAGGAAATTGCCCTGTGACTAGCCCTGCTTCTGCAATCCTCACTACACTAAGCTGTTATTGGAAATTCCACAAGTTTGATTGTCACAGGCAGTTGGTGttatgttgttgttgttgctgtgcTCTAAAACATGAGTTTCTGCTCATCCTAAAAACTCAAGTACTTGGGAGCATATACATACTCAGGATCTCTGTGACCAAATGCCTTTGCCTCTTTATGCTTGTGGACATGTTGCAAAACAGTTTTTTAACAAGTTTACCCAGGTGAAGCGGCTGTTACGTGTCAGTTCAGTGTTCTGATGTGTGCAGCTCTCCTGCTGGCATTTGACTGAGACCTGCATTCTGgttatttctgaaatgctgcatgAATAACATTGTGTTGTTCTTTCTCCTTATTCTGATCGTAGGCAATTCCAAGTCGAGTTCTCAAAGGAGCTGTATATACACTGGATTTCTGTATGTATTTCACAGAAGTACAAGCTTCCTTAACAGTGGACCTGGCAGTTGGAGAGGTACTGAGAAAAAGAGTTCTCATTCTGTTGGTGGCTTGTTCTGTTGGTGGAGATGGAGTATAACCCTGGTGTAAACCCCTTGCTGAACACTTGGCAGCAACTACACTTTTGGTAGAGTTGGCTGGACCAACCTGAGTTTACTTGTGTTTCAGCCCTGGTAAGGAGGCTAGAACCTGTGCAGTTTGAGCCATGTTAACCTATCATCTCTGAGGATTTAGATGGCTTTCGGTGCAAATCCAGCTGATCTGGCTTCATTTGGCTGAGAAGAGTGAAGCTGTATTTCAGTTTCCTCTGTTGAGATGTCAAGAGGGCTGTAAATTTTTAATGATACTTTTAGTGATACAAATGCCCAACCTTTTGGAGTGGAACTGAAATTGCCTGTGTGTTTTACCGAGTGCTGCACCTGGGGTGGGGCAaccccccagggatggagaaggacttgggagtgctggtggatgagtggctggacatgagccagcaatgtgagcttgcagcccagaaagtgaaccgtgtcctgggctgcatcaaaagcatcGTGACCAGCACTGAGAGAGGGGATTCTGCCCTTCTACTGCGCTCtagtgagaccccacctggagtaaTGTGTCCAGatctggggtccccagcacaggaaggacattgacctgttggagcaggtccagagggggccacaaagatgatcacagggctggagcacctctcttatgagagaaggctgagagagttgggtttgttcagcctggagaagagaaggctccagggttagtttattgtggcctttcagtacctaaagggggcctacaggaaagctggaagagggactttttgcaagagcatgtagtgacaggacaagggagaatggcttcaaactgagaatacctttagattagatattagtaagaaattcattactgtgagggtggtcaggccctggaacagcttgcccagagaaagggtggatgccccatccctggaagtgttcaaggccaggttggatggggctttgagcatCCTGGCCTagtggggtgtccctgcccatggcaggagagttGGATcaagatgatctttatggtccattccaacccaaaccattctatgattctatgattttacaCAGcctctgaaaattaatttgttgaATGTAACATCTCTGAATTGGAGTTCTCTCAGTTGGTAACCAGTAGCCCCAAAATGAAAGCCTGTACATCTGACTAATGAAACCCTGAGTCACTCTAACCTAATTAAAGCATGTTCCTTTAATATGTTCCTCTTGCTTAAAATTAGGTGAGAATTACTTCCTAGAGGGAAATGCCCAGTGAATGCacttttatttagtattttctaCATATTAGCTAAACAAGGGGGAAAGCTTGAAATATCTAGGGTATGTCAGGCAGTTGCAGGGGATGCATATGTCAGCCTCAAGCATGATTTATTTCACATGCCTTTTCTGACAGTTGTAACTTAACGGCTGTATTTTCCTCCAGGCTCTCAGGAGGCTAAACATCTTTTCAAGTTTCTAGCTTTGTGGTGGAAGAGTTAATGTCTGTTTGCCAGTGTAATTTATCTGAGTCATTCTGGGAGAGGCGTGGAACAATTGAAGCGTGACTATTAGCATAAATAAGAGAGGGACCCTCTACCCTCTTCCTGAGGGTAGAGTACTCTTACTCTCTTTCAGAGGAAAGCTGCTTCCCCATAACAACTGCTACTGCTAATTAACCAGTGTGATGCTATGAACTGAAAGACCTGATATATTGAGCTCTGGTGTATTGTgatatttgtttgcatttcaatTTGGAGTTAACAAgaacagaggaaggaagaagaaaatttctgcAGTAAGTGCAACAATGGATTACCACCAGTTAGCATTTCACATACACCAaggtgctttttcttttaaaagtttgaaGAGAGAAGGAGTTATAAAACCTAAACTcacttctttctctgtctctgtgtAATAACTGTTACCACTGTAAGTAGTTGGCATTgccaattttgttttaaaaaaaaattaatttaaaaattctcttcGTATTTTCAAACATGTAGGTATTTTACAGCATCCTCGGAACatgcatagattttttttttttaatgtgaaaacaCCAACACCTGGTGCTATTTGACAGTGGCAGAAAGTGAGCTTATCCCCCATGGGTCAGTGCTGGCTTCTGCCTCTCCGGTGTGCAGCCTGGCACCATCCTTGCCCCATCGGGCCGGTGCCTGCCCGGAGGGAGCCGCTCGTGAGTCACCCAGCGCCGCAGGAGGCTGCAGGCCAGCGTGCGGGTGGCAGCCACCGGGCCTGCCAGGGCAAAAACACATCTTGGTGAAGTGGGAAAATGGAAGAGCCTCTTCCAGGTGTTTCCTTAAACATGACTTCCCAGGTCCTGTGAGAGGCAGGACGGAGGTGGCATAGGGCCATagccctgctgtgcctcctCGGGGGGGTAAGAAAGCCAGAGGGTCGGGAATCTGCCCCCGCATCCCCGAGGCGCAGGGACCGCGCTCGGAGCCGGCCGGGCCCTGCCGGCTCCTCCTCGCCCGGAGCGCTGCCGGGGCGGGCACGGCTGGGGCGCGACCGCGGCgtccccttcccctcctcctccggCCGGGCAGGGCCAGGTGGTCCCGCGGGGGAGCACTTCGCAGCAGCGCCCGCCGTGCTCAtgccgggcggggcggggcggcggctGGGCTGGGCGTGCAGGTCCCGCACGCAGCAGGGAGGAGTTAGAAAGGAGGATCGGAAAAGGGTGGAGAGCTGCAGAAACATTAAAACCACCGAGCCCCCCAGCCTGCCCACCGGAGTTGCTCCGCGGGCACGCAAGATGCGCAGGGCCGGCCGGGGCTCCGCGCCGCGCTGGAGCGAGGTGAGGCTCGGGGAGCCGCGCTCCGCCCGCACCGCGGCACGGGGGATCCCGGCGCTGCGGGTCTCGCTCGGCGCGACCCCCGGGGCCCCGAAACAAAacggggggagagggggagctgCCCGGGCCGCGCCGTGCCCGGCCGGGGGCTTCGTCCGGCCGAGGTGGTGCGGGAAGGGAGCCACGCGCGGTAGAGACCGAACCGGAGCGGGGCGAGTTGGAGCCCGGGAGCGGTGCGAGACAGGAGCGGGGCGAGTTTGAGCCTGGGAGCGGTGCGGGACTGGAGCGGGGCGAGTTTGAGCCTGGGAGCGGTGCGGGACAGGAATGGTGCGAGTTTGAGCCTGGGAGTTCTGCGAACTGGAGTTCGGGAACAGAGCAAGGAGTTGAACTCACTGGCCTCGgacctcctgctctgccccggTTAGGCTGTAATTTAACAACTCCGTCTGCTGTTCTTTTTCCCTTGCACGATACCTgggttttaattctttttaaatgtcCACTACAAAACCTTTATATGTAAAGGGAGTTTGCTCTATATGTGTATTCCTTAATCATGCCTATTTCCAAAGCTTGCAATACTAGTTATTTAAATGCAAGGGGTTTTTTGACATTCTTTGTTTCAAACCCATGGAATGGGCTTGCGCTGTagtttaattacttttttttttcttttctaaacttTTTACTGCTGTGGCTTTTGTAAAGCACGTTCTTACTTGTGTTTAGCAAGGGCACCCCCTTACCTGTTTACAGCTTTGAGATGATCTTTTGTTTACATACACATCAGTGAATTTACCACTGAGATGGCATCAGTAAATTGCATAACTACCCCCTTGCAAAGTGCATTCAGGCTTTATTAATGGAGGAGAGTACATGTCTCCTGTCAAGTAATTTCTGTGCAGGCTTTCATACATTTGCAGTTAAATCAAGCAAGCCCTTTCCCTTTCTAAATCTCTGCTGTTGTATTACAAGTTGTGTTtcctactgaaaaaaagaaggctaGAACTTATTGCTGGGGAGCTTTGAGATCTTTTAAGTTGGAAAAAGTCCAGTAATGCAGTCCTTGCTGACTCCAATTTACCTGTTCAGCTCTGAGTGACAGAACTTTATTTGTCTTATTAGCTTTACCTATTGAATATGCCTaaccatattttaaatgtattttagtaGCTGAATGAAACTGGTTCATGCGTGAATACCTATATGATTCTGGTACACAATTAAACTAGCAGATTATCTTAAAACCCTTTATCATTTTTTACATTGTTTGCCTTCCTTCTTTTAACTCTGGGCTTTGTGCCTCTTGTTCTCAGGGCTGCAGTTTCTGAGGCCGTGCAGCAGCACCGGGCAGGCTGCGGGGCCAAGGCTCTGCGGAGCAGCCCCCGGATTTGCGGTCGGTGTCACCGTGCGGTGCCGCTGGGGAAGGAGCGCCAGCTGGGCACCATGAGCTCTGGCACCACTGCCCCGCTGAAGGTCATGAGCAACCCGGCCAACACTGATGTCAACTATGTCATCAAAGAGCATTATAATTACACGGGAAAGCTAAATGAGAATGTGGACAGTGGAATTAAAGTGACGTCGGTGGTTTTTATCATCATTTGCTGCTTTATAATCTTAGAGaacatttttgtcttgcttACCATCTGGAAAACCAAGAAGTTTCACAGACCCATGTACTATTTCATTGGGAACTTGGCTCTTTCAGACTTGTTGGCTGGTGTGGCTTACACTGCCAACCTCCTGCTATCTGGACACAAAACCTATAGCCTCACACCCTCCCAGTGGTTTGTAAGAGAAGGTAGCATGTTTGTTGCCTTGTCAGCTTCTGTGTTCAGCTTGTTGGCCATTGCCATTGAGAGGTACATCACCATGTTGAAGATGAAACTCCACAATGGCAGCAACAGCTTCCGCTCCTTCTTGCTGATCAGCGCTTGCTGGGTTATCTCCGTGATCCTCGGGGGACTCCCGATCATGGGCTGGAACTGCATCAGCCTCTTGTCCAACTGCTCCACCGTGCTGCCTCTCTACCACAAGCACTATATTCTCTTTTGCACAACCGTTTTCACTGGCCTTTTGCTATCTATTGTTGTCCTGTATTGCAGGATCTACTCCATGGTGAGGACTAGGAGCCGCAGGCTGACATTTCGGAAAAACATTACCAAAGCTACTAGGAGCTCAGAAAAGTCACTAGCCCTGCTCAAGACAGTGATCATAGTCTTGAGTGTCTTCATTGCCTGCTGGGCTCCTCTGTTCATCCTGCTTTTACTGGATGTGGGATGTAAAGTGAAGACCTGCCAAATCCTCTATAAAGCAGAGTATTTCTTAGTGCTGGCCGTGCTCAATTCAGCCACGAACCCTATCATCTACACCTTGACAAACAAAGAGATGCGCAGGGCTTTCATCAAGattttgtgctgctgcaaatGCCCCCCAGCGGATTCTGGGACCAAATTCAAAAGGCCGATCATTGGAGGGATGGAGTTCAGCCGGAGTAAGTCTGACAACTCCTCACACCCACAGAAGGAGGACGGTGACCATCCTGAAACCATCATGTCTTCGGGCAATGTTACCTCATCTTCTTAGGAATAACCATAGGGGTGTATTTCAGAGCCTTGCTCTGAAGTGGGGGAGCTGGGATGCCTCCTGCTCACAGGAGCAGCATTGGGCTGAGTGAGCAAGTAGCATTAGTTCTAATGAGGCAAACGGTGCAGTTGTGAGGCTGGAGTTCAAGAAATGGGACAGACTGTTCTGGCTTggaagtctttttttcctggaacaTGTTTTGTCTTTGCACTGAGGCAGCTCAGGATTGTCAGGCGCATTCATATCCTGAAATCTCCTTAGTAACTCTGAAAGACTGATGCCTTGATGAAATGATGCCTGGTGTGtgtgagagaaagagagagggggaggagggaaagggagaattaatcttttttttttttttttttcccatgtgagAAGAATGTGaagttttttctccttgcagcaAACCACTGACACAAAGATCTTTCTGTACCGAATTTAGTAGTGGCTCTGGTATCATTGGTTAGAAGTGTTTGTTTAGCACATAACATGAAAAGAGATCACACAAATATAATTTAGACCACATACAACCATAATTTGGCATCACTTTGCAGAGTTTTTAGTTAAGTCATAAGGTTTAATTTGCAGGATTCCAAAGCTGTTGGGGTTTTATTTAGCAAGATCATAGCTGTGAATTTTTGCTGTCAGTCCATATTACATTTGAAGACCATGAGCTAGGTTCTGCAGTTACTTTCACCTGTACAATTCCATTGACTGTGTCAGATTTTATGGAGTAGCTCAGAACAGCATTTGGCCCCATACATTGATTGCCTTTTTATTCTATAGCATTAAATCAACTGCATTATCATGAAAAACGCAAGGTAGAACTAAGTGTCATTTCTCTTCAAGATGACTGAAAGTATACATAATAGTAAAAAATAGTACTAACAGCAGGATTTTTGCCTAAGTAAGAAGAGGTAAAAAATGAAGGGGCATTTCAGTGTTAGGTTAAAAGCCTGTCCAAAAATAAAGATCAGTTGGAAAATCTGAAAAGAGTACCCtgagtttcagaaaaataaaaggaaagttGAAGTGAAATGACTATAGATAAATGCACTTCCATAACAAAATGCAATACATTTTGGcacattttattaatgtttaTAATTTCAGCAAAGATGTCTGTATGTTATCAATTCATGGAAGAAGTACCTGTCATTAAAttgaatgtatttgttttacagCATCATTTTTACTCCTCTATTTTTCTAACCTGTTCTAATGGGGTTGAATGTGTACAATGTAAATAAGTTAATAAGATGCAGGAGTCTTCATGCGCCTAGAATATTGCTATAACAAAAGTGGTATATCTGGGATAGCTGAGAGAAAGTGACTGATTTACAGTTATTGGCAATTCCTAGAAGtgtattttgtaaagaaaatgtaCTGCCTTTGTAGTAAAATTTCCAGTGCAATTAaactgttggatttttttctggtttaaaaaatagtatttaaaatgtttctgactTTTATTGTTCAATTTGCACATAGCTTTATTGACTTCTAAACAttaataaactgattttttaaaagattctgTTATCAGATTACTGGTAGTTTTGTATTATTGTGGTGGTTTCATGCCaggtgtgtttttttgttgatAGAAGCCACTGAAAGAATTCCTTGATTTCAGTACATGCTGGGATTAAGTCAATTCTGTGGGGACATAAAATGCATAATGTCACAGGATcacataaaatacagaatgaatGCTAATCTATAACTTTTTCATCAGCATATGGTGTATTACTGGAATGCCATTAGAAAAATCTCTGGAGTAGCAATCCTTCTCCAACAGCCAATGAAGTAcgaacagaaggaaaaccagtTTTACCGTGACTGCCTAGAGCAGAATAAGTGAAATAATTCACTTGTTTCACCAGTGTGGTTCGTAAGTTTAATTCTTAGTTTACTGCAAACATGGAGGAATTATATGAAACACCGAATGGTGGCCTCAACTCTGCAAGCACTGCAGCTCCGCTGGGTCCACCAGTGAAGACCATGGCAATGGAGTGGATTAGATGCTGCGTTACTTCTTCCAAAGGCTTGACTTCCATTTCCTCTCTTGCGGCTGTTGCCTCTCAGCAT
It encodes the following:
- the S1PR1 gene encoding sphingosine 1-phosphate receptor 1; protein product: MSSGTTAPLKVMSNPANTDVNYVIKEHYNYTGKLNENVDSGIKVTSVVFIIICCFIILENIFVLLTIWKTKKFHRPMYYFIGNLALSDLLAGVAYTANLLLSGHKTYSLTPSQWFVREGSMFVALSASVFSLLAIAIERYITMLKMKLHNGSNSFRSFLLISACWVISVILGGLPIMGWNCISLLSNCSTVLPLYHKHYILFCTTVFTGLLLSIVVLYCRIYSMVRTRSRRLTFRKNITKATRSSEKSLALLKTVIIVLSVFIACWAPLFILLLLDVGCKVKTCQILYKAEYFLVLAVLNSATNPIIYTLTNKEMRRAFIKILCCCKCPPADSGTKFKRPIIGGMEFSRSKSDNSSHPQKEDGDHPETIMSSGNVTSSS